In Psychrobacter immobilis, a single genomic region encodes these proteins:
- a CDS encoding YdcH family protein: MRKTDTWQDNKDIIAELKLKDSHFATIFDEHTQLDQQINQLDKNLVTHTSRDEEIELMKRRKLHLKDEIYKIIDKNKLQSHA; encoded by the coding sequence ATGAGAAAGACTGATACATGGCAAGATAACAAAGACATTATTGCTGAGCTTAAGCTAAAAGACAGTCATTTTGCGACGATCTTTGATGAGCATACCCAGCTAGATCAGCAGATTAATCAGTTGGATAAAAACTTGGTGACACACACCAGTCGCGATGAAGAAATTGAACTGATGAAACGACGAAAACTGCATTTAAAAGATGAGATTTATAAGATAATTGATAAAAATAAACTACAATCTCATGCTTAG
- the ahpC gene encoding alkyl hydroperoxide reductase subunit C yields the protein MASIINQEIPEFSADAYVNGEFKTITSEDVKGNWAIFLFYPADFTFVCPTELEDMAAHYDELKGLGVEVYSVSTDTHFTHKAWHDSSEAIGKVQYPMIGDPTGRITRGFNVMIEEAGLAERGTFLVDPDGLIQVAEIHAGGIGRSAKDMLRKVKAAQYVRENDGEVCPAAWEAGQETLKPSLDLVGKI from the coding sequence ATGGCGTCTATTATCAATCAAGAAATCCCAGAATTTTCAGCTGATGCGTACGTTAATGGTGAATTCAAAACCATCACTTCAGAAGACGTAAAAGGCAACTGGGCAATCTTTTTATTCTACCCAGCTGACTTTACCTTTGTTTGCCCAACTGAACTTGAAGACATGGCGGCTCATTACGACGAGCTTAAAGGTTTGGGCGTAGAAGTATACTCAGTATCTACTGATACTCATTTCACGCATAAAGCATGGCATGATTCTTCAGAAGCGATCGGCAAAGTACAGTATCCAATGATCGGTGATCCTACTGGCCGTATCACTCGTGGCTTTAACGTCATGATCGAAGAAGCAGGTTTGGCTGAACGCGGTACATTCCTAGTTGATCCAGACGGCTTGATTCAAGTTGCTGAGATTCATGCTGGTGGTATTGGCCGTAGTGCAAAAGACATGCTACGTAAAGTAAAAGCAGCCCAATATGTTCGTGAAAACGATGGCGAAGTTTGCCCAGCAGCTTGGGAAGCTGGTCAAGAAACGCTAAAACCAAGTCTTGATCTTGTTGGTAAAATCTAG
- a CDS encoding hydrogen peroxide-inducible genes activator, with translation MITLRQLEFALAVAKHRHFKRAAEDCNISQSALSLGIAELEKQLDTQIFERNNKQVLITPIGEDILTRAQRVFSEVNDLTTRAHSHQSPLAYPMTVGIIPTIAPYLLPKVLPALRANYPEFRMTIVEQQTERLLEQVRYGHIDTAIIALPYAVDGLHSFEFWSEDFFAVFPKDDVHAKLETINADELATANLMLLGEGHCLTDQTLSVCHFDRAQMKSSFSDASLNTLIQMALANMGTTLVPEMALDQLHLQNQNAVAIPLAEKGPHRHIAFVTRLNYARVDDVNLLGKVFKQAFEDTANKE, from the coding sequence ATGATTACTTTACGTCAACTTGAGTTTGCTTTAGCAGTGGCCAAGCACCGTCACTTCAAACGTGCAGCAGAAGACTGTAATATCTCGCAATCGGCACTGAGTTTGGGTATTGCCGAGTTAGAAAAGCAACTGGATACGCAGATTTTTGAGCGTAACAATAAGCAAGTATTGATTACCCCTATTGGTGAAGACATTTTAACGCGGGCGCAGCGAGTTTTTTCTGAAGTCAATGATTTGACCACACGCGCCCATAGCCATCAATCGCCGCTGGCGTATCCGATGACTGTCGGTATCATTCCAACGATTGCGCCTTATCTGTTGCCAAAAGTCTTACCTGCCCTACGAGCCAATTATCCAGAATTTCGTATGACCATCGTTGAGCAACAAACGGAGCGTTTGCTAGAGCAAGTGCGTTACGGTCATATTGATACGGCTATTATTGCGCTGCCTTATGCGGTCGATGGTTTGCACAGCTTTGAATTTTGGAGCGAAGATTTCTTTGCCGTATTCCCAAAAGATGATGTGCATGCCAAGCTTGAAACCATCAACGCGGATGAGCTGGCTACCGCCAATCTTATGCTGCTCGGCGAAGGGCATTGCTTGACCGATCAGACGCTGTCTGTCTGTCATTTTGACCGTGCACAGATGAAGTCAAGCTTTTCAGATGCCAGTCTAAACACCCTTATACAGATGGCACTTGCCAATATGGGGACGACATTGGTGCCAGAAATGGCATTGGATCAGCTGCATCTGCAAAACCAAAATGCCGTCGCGATACCACTCGCTGAGAAAGGACCGCATCGTCATATTGCCTTTGTCACCCGTTTGAACTATGCCCGTGTCGATGACGTCAACTTATTGGGTAAAGTGTTTAAGCAAGCCTTTGAAGATACTGCTAATAAAGAATAA
- a CDS encoding HD domain-containing protein: MDDLSQLNTELGTIFTQHLSAMSSHITLEQVSILWQDITMRYNEPQRAYHSLQHIQQLFGQFDQVKDNLHKPHIIALALLYHDVIYEPMRSDNELKSAEYAVESLTGYLNAEQCQHIYALIMMTASHQIDKWSNKAKAREEYSDAAYLLDMDLSILGSSWSEYEHYAHAVRQEYAHVSDDDYRVGRMAVLKELLAHPTLYLTDYYYARLEKQARKNIEHEITLLHAS; the protein is encoded by the coding sequence ATGGACGATTTGTCGCAACTAAATACTGAGCTTGGTACGATTTTTACGCAGCATTTATCCGCTATGAGTAGCCATATCACGCTAGAGCAAGTGAGCATACTTTGGCAGGATATCACCATGCGTTATAACGAGCCGCAGCGTGCTTATCATAGCTTGCAACATATTCAGCAGTTGTTTGGGCAGTTCGATCAGGTTAAAGATAATTTGCATAAGCCGCATATCATTGCGTTAGCACTGTTGTATCATGATGTGATATATGAGCCGATGCGCTCAGATAATGAGCTTAAAAGTGCAGAATATGCAGTAGAGTCATTAACTGGTTATTTAAATGCGGAGCAATGCCAACATATCTATGCGCTGATTATGATGACGGCTAGTCATCAAATTGACAAATGGTCAAACAAAGCTAAAGCGAGAGAAGAATACAGCGATGCCGCTTATTTACTAGATATGGACTTAAGTATTTTAGGGTCATCTTGGTCGGAGTATGAACACTATGCTCACGCTGTACGCCAAGAGTATGCGCATGTCTCAGATGACGATTATCGCGTCGGACGCATGGCCGTATTAAAAGAATTACTGGCACATCCAACGCTTTATCTGACAGATTATTACTATGCACGGTTAGAGAAGCAGGCTAGAAAAAATATTGAGCACGAAATTACGCTTTTACACGCATCTTAA
- a CDS encoding methyltransferase domain-containing protein: MENVNQAEFWQQRYEQDSIGWDMGQVSPPLKAYIDQLPESAKEQAILVPGAGNAYEVGYLHEQGFTNVTLVDFAPAPIAAFAERYPDFPVEHLICADFFELSPEQYQFDWVLEQTFFCAINPSRRDEYVQQMAALLKPNGKLIGLLFDKDFGREEPPFGGTKAEYQRRFEQRFDIEVMEPSYNSHPARQGSELFIKMRVKA; encoded by the coding sequence ATGGAAAACGTCAATCAAGCGGAGTTTTGGCAGCAGCGTTATGAGCAAGACAGTATCGGCTGGGATATGGGACAGGTATCGCCACCGCTCAAAGCCTATATTGACCAACTGCCCGAATCTGCCAAAGAGCAAGCGATTCTGGTGCCGGGTGCGGGCAATGCTTACGAAGTAGGTTATTTACATGAGCAAGGATTTACCAATGTCACCTTGGTTGATTTTGCCCCAGCGCCGATTGCAGCGTTTGCTGAGCGTTATCCTGACTTTCCAGTGGAGCATTTAATCTGTGCCGACTTTTTTGAGTTATCGCCTGAGCAGTATCAGTTTGATTGGGTGCTTGAGCAGACGTTTTTTTGTGCGATAAATCCATCACGCCGTGATGAGTATGTGCAGCAGATGGCAGCGTTACTGAAACCGAATGGTAAGCTGATTGGTTTGCTCTTTGATAAAGATTTTGGACGAGAAGAGCCACCGTTCGGCGGTACAAAAGCTGAATATCAGCGGCGTTTTGAGCAGCGTTTTGATATTGAAGTCATGGAGCCAAGCTATAATTCACATCCTGCACGGCAGGGCAGTGAGCTGTTTATTAAGATGCGTGTAAAAGCGTAA
- a CDS encoding M48 family metallopeptidase, with protein MNMPSAYQSSLLEESIQRLAQADIELHISKKRVKNINFRLKPHQLLVSVPLFISPAQAAQAVMKRVSWAIANHPQVLEQYKRQQLPLAQASNADSTLLLWGTKQPFTLNHDEKLAYYRQHLSEAIPALFAKWQPIVGATANEIRLKKMHTRWGSCNTRARRIWLSVYLPAYPIACTEYVIVHELCHLHHANHSAEFWQTVANAMPDYQNWHNMLAGKTGKLD; from the coding sequence ATGAATATGCCGTCTGCATATCAGTCATCTTTACTAGAGGAATCTATACAGCGTTTGGCGCAAGCGGATATTGAGCTACATATCAGCAAAAAGCGGGTCAAAAATATCAACTTTCGCTTAAAGCCACATCAATTACTGGTATCTGTACCACTATTTATTAGCCCAGCCCAAGCTGCGCAGGCTGTGATGAAGCGCGTGTCATGGGCGATAGCAAACCATCCGCAAGTATTAGAGCAGTATAAACGGCAACAACTTCCTTTAGCGCAAGCTTCAAATGCTGATAGTACCTTGCTATTGTGGGGTACAAAGCAACCGTTCACTTTAAACCATGATGAAAAACTTGCCTATTATCGGCAACATCTTTCTGAAGCGATACCTGCATTATTTGCAAAGTGGCAACCGATTGTCGGTGCGACAGCCAATGAGATACGCCTAAAAAAAATGCATACGCGCTGGGGCAGTTGTAACACGCGTGCGCGCCGAATTTGGTTATCTGTGTATCTGCCTGCTTATCCTATTGCGTGCACCGAATACGTCATCGTCCATGAGCTGTGTCATTTACACCATGCCAATCATAGTGCGGAGTTTTGGCAGACGGTAGCGAATGCGATGCCAGATTATCAGAACTGGCATAATATGCTGGCAGGGAAGACGGGAAAATTAGATTAA
- a CDS encoding DUF1513 domain-containing protein: MHSIDTKTAKKSQPQPEDKQSNNELLVTSALTMLSTIMGTVALVGIHHRYRKQRQPDARLQDYVVGIRSQLQSLTSTPTPQLARFSYACQQAATAWQHAYYLSLDDRKNTNHHSVADFSAAHTTTVLTRPVCWVSGVASMPKNSALANDEQRVDNDFGVVGIDADRQIVWQTTMPERVHDIVVQPVADIKNVFIDSRNRDVVVMGRRPSEKIWVLDTATGEVKFAINAANNRHFYGHACYSLDGKLLYVTENDTINLDGKIGIYDAYENYKKIAEYNSHGIGPHELIMHPDSETLVIANGGIKTEQASREELNLDSMRPSLVYLNRHTGALLEQIMPEHNQMSVRHLAMHGDGTVMIGIQFQGEKHINVPLVLTHKRGDTDFKPLIMPNDQWQRFHQYIASVAVDSERNLLCVTTPIGGCAAIYDLNTRKLIDDVSLPDCAGVAVFLRQSTNNTANHYERSGFIVSDGQGQLTRLTVNDLSIANSDIVTTNEAIVKDSQYHMISFDNHLQAL; this comes from the coding sequence ATGCACTCTATCGATACTAAGACAGCAAAAAAATCACAGCCGCAGCCAGAAGATAAGCAGTCTAATAATGAGCTGCTGGTAACATCAGCATTGACGATGCTTTCTACTATAATGGGTACCGTAGCGCTTGTCGGTATTCATCATCGTTATCGCAAGCAGCGTCAGCCTGATGCCCGCTTGCAGGATTATGTCGTAGGCATACGTTCGCAGTTGCAGTCGTTAACCTCTACACCAACACCCCAGCTAGCACGGTTTAGTTACGCTTGTCAGCAAGCCGCTACTGCATGGCAACACGCTTATTATTTATCGCTAGATGATAGGAAGAATACCAACCATCATAGCGTCGCTGACTTTAGCGCGGCACATACCACCACCGTACTGACGCGACCCGTTTGTTGGGTTAGCGGTGTCGCCTCTATGCCAAAAAATAGCGCATTAGCAAATGATGAGCAGCGTGTTGACAATGATTTTGGTGTGGTCGGTATTGACGCTGATCGACAAATCGTTTGGCAAACGACCATGCCTGAACGTGTTCACGATATTGTCGTTCAGCCTGTCGCTGATATTAAAAATGTATTTATCGATAGTAGAAATAGAGATGTCGTGGTGATGGGGCGCCGTCCGAGCGAAAAAATTTGGGTATTAGACACAGCAACCGGAGAAGTAAAATTCGCCATTAACGCTGCAAACAACCGTCATTTTTATGGACACGCTTGTTATAGTTTAGATGGTAAGTTGCTGTATGTGACCGAGAATGACACCATAAATTTGGATGGTAAAATCGGTATCTACGATGCTTACGAGAATTATAAGAAAATAGCAGAGTACAACTCGCATGGTATCGGTCCGCACGAGCTGATTATGCATCCTGATAGCGAGACATTAGTGATCGCTAACGGCGGTATCAAAACCGAGCAAGCGTCACGTGAAGAGCTCAATTTAGACAGTATGCGTCCTTCATTGGTTTACCTTAATCGTCATACTGGCGCTTTACTTGAGCAGATTATGCCTGAGCACAATCAAATGAGCGTGCGTCACCTAGCCATGCATGGCGATGGAACGGTGATGATAGGAATTCAATTCCAAGGTGAAAAACATATCAATGTGCCGTTAGTATTGACCCATAAACGCGGTGATACGGATTTTAAACCTCTTATTATGCCAAACGATCAATGGCAGCGTTTTCATCAATATATCGCCAGTGTGGCGGTTGATAGTGAGCGTAACTTATTATGTGTGACCACGCCAATTGGCGGTTGTGCGGCGATTTATGACTTAAATACTCGTAAATTGATTGATGATGTTAGCCTGCCAGATTGTGCGGGTGTAGCAGTGTTTTTGCGGCAAAGTACTAATAATACAGCCAATCATTATGAGCGATCAGGTTTTATCGTTAGTGATGGGCAAGGTCAATTGACCAGATTAACGGTCAATGATTTATCTATAGCAAACTCAGACATCGTCACTACAAATGAAGCTATCGTTAAAGACAGTCAATACCATATGATTTCGTTTGATAATCACTTGCAAGCGCTTTGA
- a CDS encoding imelysin family protein produces the protein MKINHALAMALSALSAGLLISCVKPADDNKAPEVDSQKVAQDNAASTSAAEKDSSGDKITAVDISAETEKTYLTHVANDIVIPAYADAAKQSDLLHDLAQKHCQQAPVSGDELQALRDQWLVLARAWAGAEMINFGPATASMSNLYINYYPDERGLVHSGVADLIAANPKLTAEQLANESAIVQGVPGLEEALYANDSLDAAQCAYVISASSALSTRLKDIEKNWQQNATNLLAIDKTADSDQGLNQWFNSLLSLVETMKSNAIDQPLGLTGKAKGHLPAATAEQSRAIINAKLATLNEVMTDPVLTAILGSNNENEVADNLSTALADATTLLAQMPEDLGTADKATQQELFDHLTTITRIIKRQLIPTLGIRVGFNSTDGD, from the coding sequence ATGAAAATAAACCATGCTTTAGCGATGGCCTTATCGGCCTTAAGCGCAGGCTTGCTGATCAGCTGTGTTAAACCGGCTGATGACAATAAAGCGCCAGAAGTAGATAGCCAAAAAGTTGCGCAAGACAATGCGGCATCTACAAGCGCAGCAGAAAAAGATAGTAGTGGAGATAAAATTACCGCTGTCGATATTAGTGCCGAGACTGAAAAGACCTATTTGACCCATGTGGCAAATGACATTGTCATTCCAGCCTATGCGGATGCCGCAAAACAGAGTGATTTATTGCATGATTTGGCACAAAAGCATTGTCAGCAAGCACCAGTCAGCGGTGATGAGCTGCAAGCACTGCGCGATCAATGGCTAGTGCTTGCACGAGCATGGGCAGGCGCTGAGATGATTAACTTTGGTCCAGCGACCGCCAGCATGAGTAATTTATATATCAATTACTATCCTGATGAGCGCGGTCTGGTACACAGTGGCGTTGCGGATCTAATCGCTGCCAATCCTAAGCTCACTGCCGAGCAATTGGCTAACGAGAGCGCCATCGTGCAAGGGGTGCCAGGATTAGAAGAAGCGTTATATGCCAATGACAGTCTGGATGCTGCTCAATGTGCTTATGTTATTAGTGCAAGCAGTGCTTTGAGCACGCGCCTAAAAGATATTGAGAAAAACTGGCAGCAAAATGCCACTAATCTATTAGCCATTGATAAAACGGCTGACAGCGATCAAGGGTTGAATCAATGGTTTAATTCTTTACTCTCGTTGGTTGAGACCATGAAGTCTAATGCCATCGATCAACCGTTAGGCTTAACAGGAAAGGCAAAAGGTCATTTGCCAGCCGCTACCGCAGAGCAAAGCCGTGCCATTATCAATGCTAAATTGGCGACATTGAATGAAGTAATGACGGATCCCGTTTTGACCGCTATTTTGGGCAGCAATAATGAAAATGAAGTCGCGGATAACTTATCGACCGCGCTTGCTGATGCCACTACATTATTAGCGCAAATGCCAGAAGACTTAGGGACCGCCGATAAAGCGACTCAACAAGAGCTGTTTGATCACCTCACGACTATTACACGTATTATTAAGCGCCAATTGATTCCGACGCTGGGTATCCGTGTGGGCTTTAACAGTACTGATGGCGATTAA
- a CDS encoding di-heme oxidoreductase family protein — MNTTMNTKNIFKAKTPTFFYASFVSKTTLLKPTLGILCVLSLSACQPTDSVSDDISENEKSAINNADNPTLTPERLQTIETLAGIPMQQLASFDPQEVKQGGDTGISISSAESYSKPSSNLTASRKGHFFIGNAFFRQPWVIAPASTDSRDGLGALFNVAACQSCHVKDGRGHAPMTSDDDADSLLIRLAMPATTDEQRQQLQNSLIEKVVHAMYGGQLQDRGIQGVPAEARIAVQWTDKPVTFADGHIETLRAPTFNLTKPGYGAFDDDLMVSPRVALPMIGLGLLEQIPDEAIKKQAVDNKNSTNGDISGKFNWVMDPQTGKHALGRFGWKAGQTKLITQNQSAFNEDMGLTSNIRPHESCMPTQTACMNATTGADEQGNGKPPVEVNDEVAKFVEFYTRNLAVPHRRDADDTLVLAGKKRFYDMGCQSCHTPRYQLPKTDDDHLEQHGQVIYPYTDLLLHDMGDDLADRTIAGKLPAKNIQVEFLANSYEWRTPALWGIGLAQTVDPQATFLHDGRARTLMEAVLWHGGEAQKQQQKVLKLDKQGRSELNAFLQSL, encoded by the coding sequence ATGAACACCACGATGAACACCAAAAATATTTTCAAAGCCAAAACCCCTACCTTTTTTTATGCGTCTTTTGTCAGCAAAACCACCCTGTTAAAGCCAACGCTTGGTATTCTATGTGTGCTATCCCTTAGTGCTTGTCAGCCGACGGACAGTGTGTCTGATGATATTTCTGAAAACGAAAAATCTGCCATTAATAATGCTGACAACCCAACGCTAACACCTGAACGCCTCCAAACCATCGAAACGCTCGCTGGCATACCAATGCAGCAATTGGCAAGCTTTGATCCGCAAGAGGTCAAGCAAGGTGGTGATACAGGAATCAGTATTAGCAGCGCTGAGAGTTACTCTAAACCTTCATCAAACTTGACGGCATCACGAAAAGGGCATTTCTTTATTGGTAATGCGTTCTTTCGGCAGCCGTGGGTGATTGCCCCTGCCAGCACTGACAGCCGCGATGGTCTGGGCGCATTGTTCAATGTTGCTGCCTGTCAGTCGTGCCATGTCAAGGACGGTCGCGGTCATGCACCTATGACCAGTGATGACGATGCCGATAGCTTGCTTATTCGCCTTGCGATGCCAGCGACCACCGATGAGCAGCGTCAGCAACTGCAAAACTCACTTATCGAAAAAGTCGTTCATGCTATGTATGGTGGTCAGCTACAAGATCGAGGCATCCAAGGTGTGCCTGCTGAAGCCAGAATTGCGGTGCAGTGGACAGATAAGCCTGTTACTTTTGCAGATGGTCATATCGAAACATTGCGTGCGCCCACCTTTAATTTAACCAAACCGGGTTATGGTGCATTTGATGATGATTTGATGGTGTCGCCGCGAGTGGCTTTACCGATGATTGGGCTTGGATTACTTGAGCAAATACCGGATGAAGCGATTAAAAAACAAGCGGTTGATAATAAAAACAGTACGAATGGCGATATCAGTGGCAAGTTCAATTGGGTCATGGATCCACAGACTGGCAAGCATGCTCTTGGACGCTTTGGCTGGAAAGCTGGGCAAACCAAGCTGATTACTCAAAACCAAAGTGCTTTTAATGAAGACATGGGTTTGACCTCAAATATACGTCCTCATGAATCCTGTATGCCGACACAGACGGCTTGTATGAATGCGACGACTGGGGCTGATGAGCAAGGCAATGGCAAGCCGCCCGTCGAAGTCAATGATGAAGTGGCTAAGTTTGTGGAGTTTTATACACGCAATTTGGCAGTACCGCATCGGCGTGATGCTGACGATACGCTAGTGCTAGCGGGCAAAAAACGCTTTTATGATATGGGTTGCCAAAGTTGCCATACGCCAAGATATCAGTTGCCAAAAACCGACGATGACCATCTTGAGCAGCATGGACAAGTGATTTATCCTTATACGGATTTGCTATTACATGACATGGGTGATGATCTTGCCGATCGCACGATTGCTGGAAAATTACCCGCAAAAAATATCCAAGTCGAGTTTTTAGCCAATTCTTATGAATGGCGTACGCCTGCTTTATGGGGCATTGGTCTGGCACAAACGGTCGATCCACAAGCGACATTTTTGCATGATGGTCGCGCCCGTACGTTGATGGAAGCGGTGTTATGGCACGGCGGTGAAGCCCAGAAGCAACAGCAAAAAGTACTCAAACTCGACAAACAAGGTCGTTCTGAATTGAATGCGTTCTTACAGTCATTATAG
- a CDS encoding imelysin family protein, which yields MTITTVTSRKILPTTLAAALAGLLMVSGCTKQAKEETDSTADTQTAVQDTTAADTTKLSAVDQAYTDRLMISYANMAHAAYKDSLDTAKALQTAVETYVTTPTQANLDAAKAAYKAARQPYSQTEIFRFDEGFVTANDKRALGSIDGWEGQVNAWPLDEALIDYVSDGYEGEYNSQDNIINSDSITVGSIKQDTSTITPELLAEMNEIGGSEANVTTGYHAIEFMLWGQDNNGVGEGAGNRPVTDYVTEAGQCTSGETVNEDAGICERRGAFLKAATQLLVDDLTAMEAEWQPESENTLRSDLMARKYDNGLRQIMYQMGSLALGELASERIQVAFVTGSTEDEHECFSDLTHLSYANNARGIQNVFNGNYKTVAGKSVGGYGVKNYLVDTNNKEAADKLATDFAKVEAAFNVIVEKGEKEGIKVDQMIATAGQVSKQGISAEEQNTRRSWIENSITSLQELTAGIENAAKAVGIDNLDADAGSQF from the coding sequence ATGACGATTACCACAGTAACGAGCCGTAAGATTTTACCAACTACTTTAGCTGCTGCGCTTGCAGGGTTGTTAATGGTGTCGGGTTGTACCAAGCAAGCCAAGGAAGAAACGGACTCTACCGCCGATACGCAAACAGCGGTGCAAGACACAACCGCTGCAGATACGACGAAACTATCAGCGGTTGATCAAGCTTATACCGATAGACTGATGATCAGCTATGCCAACATGGCGCATGCGGCTTATAAAGATTCGCTAGATACTGCTAAAGCCCTGCAAACGGCAGTAGAGACCTATGTGACAACACCAACCCAAGCAAACCTTGATGCGGCAAAAGCGGCGTATAAAGCCGCGCGCCAGCCGTATTCGCAAACTGAGATTTTCCGTTTTGATGAAGGCTTTGTGACAGCCAACGATAAACGAGCCCTCGGTAGTATCGATGGTTGGGAAGGACAGGTAAATGCTTGGCCACTTGATGAGGCGCTGATTGATTACGTTAGTGATGGCTATGAAGGTGAATACAATAGCCAAGACAATATCATCAATAGCGATAGCATTACGGTCGGTAGTATCAAACAAGATACCAGTACTATCACTCCTGAGCTGTTAGCAGAAATGAATGAGATTGGTGGCAGTGAAGCGAATGTGACGACCGGCTACCATGCGATTGAGTTTATGCTATGGGGACAAGATAATAACGGTGTTGGCGAAGGTGCAGGCAACCGTCCAGTGACTGACTATGTAACTGAAGCGGGTCAATGTACCAGTGGTGAGACGGTCAATGAAGATGCTGGTATATGTGAGCGTCGTGGCGCATTCTTAAAAGCAGCGACTCAATTATTGGTTGATGATTTGACTGCAATGGAAGCTGAGTGGCAGCCTGAGAGTGAGAATACCTTACGTAGCGACCTGATGGCTCGCAAATACGATAATGGTCTACGCCAAATCATGTATCAAATGGGCAGCTTAGCATTGGGTGAGCTTGCTTCTGAGCGTATACAGGTTGCGTTTGTAACGGGCTCTACTGAAGATGAGCATGAATGCTTCAGTGATTTGACCCATCTAAGCTACGCCAACAATGCCCGTGGTATCCAAAATGTCTTTAACGGCAACTATAAGACAGTCGCTGGTAAGAGCGTTGGTGGTTATGGTGTTAAAAACTACCTCGTCGATACCAACAACAAAGAAGCGGCTGATAAATTGGCGACTGACTTTGCTAAGGTAGAAGCCGCCTTTAATGTGATTGTTGAAAAAGGTGAAAAAGAAGGCATCAAAGTTGATCAAATGATTGCCACCGCTGGTCAAGTAAGCAAACAAGGTATTTCAGCTGAAGAGCAAAATACCCGTCGTAGCTGGATTGAAAATAGTATCACTAGCCTACAAGAGCTGACAGCTGGTATCGAAAATGCGGCAAAAGCGGTCGGTATTGACAATTTAGATGCTGACGCAGGTTCGCAGTTTTAA
- a CDS encoding OmpA family protein, whose amino-acid sequence MRNTLMIAAVASGLALSGCATDPNTGQQRLNKTAIGTLAGALGGGAISKATGGDNTGRDAAIGAALGAGVGYYMERQAKQLEQQMAGTGVTVTPNANGNIDLVMPGNITFSFDDASLNPSFRPTLDKLASTLNEYNQNTITVAGHTDSKGSDAYNMKLSRDRAYAVANYLSARGVASSRINVVAYGESRPVADNSTEYGRQQNRRVELTINAPNNVR is encoded by the coding sequence ATGCGTAATACATTAATGATTGCAGCAGTAGCGTCAGGTCTAGCTCTTAGCGGTTGTGCTACTGATCCAAACACTGGACAACAACGCTTGAACAAAACTGCCATTGGTACATTGGCAGGTGCTTTAGGCGGCGGCGCAATTTCAAAAGCAACAGGTGGTGATAACACAGGTCGTGATGCCGCGATTGGCGCAGCTTTGGGTGCTGGTGTTGGTTACTACATGGAGCGTCAAGCCAAGCAGCTTGAGCAGCAAATGGCTGGTACAGGTGTAACCGTTACGCCAAATGCGAACGGTAATATTGACCTAGTAATGCCAGGCAACATCACGTTCTCATTTGATGATGCGTCTTTAAACCCATCATTTAGACCAACGCTTGATAAGCTTGCATCAACGCTAAATGAATATAATCAAAACACGATAACGGTTGCTGGTCATACTGATAGCAAAGGTTCTGATGCTTATAACATGAAACTGTCACGCGATCGTGCTTATGCAGTAGCTAACTATTTAAGCGCACGCGGTGTGGCTTCTAGCCGTATCAATGTCGTCGCTTATGGTGAGTCTCGTCCAGTTGCTGATAACAGTACCGAGTATGGTCGTCAGCAAAACCGCCGTGTTGAATTAACCATCAATGCGCCAAACAACGTACGTTAA